The Acanthochromis polyacanthus isolate Apoly-LR-REF ecotype Palm Island chromosome 17, KAUST_Apoly_ChrSc, whole genome shotgun sequence genome has a window encoding:
- the LOC110948818 gene encoding lipase member H-like has protein sequence MSMWQYLTALLLITVQTCKAFPAQRCEEFTDLDVSHAIIGTSLKVRLLLYTRENSTCGLLMSHTNLTAHPQFSLSRPTTFVIHGYRPSGSPPMWLKRITELLLVRKDINIIVVDWNNGAANLNYFKAVQNTRKAADNITSFIKKMQDEGASLSSIHMIGVSLGAHMSGLIGASLNGTIGRITGLDPAGPLFTGHPPEDRLDPTDAKFVDVLHTDIDSLGFRQALGHIDFYANGGTDQPGCPKTIFSGGAYLKCDHQRSVLLFLDSLDWTCASRAYPCSSYNDFLDGKCLSCERFGAAGCPIFGYDVIKWKDALLKLKETKTYFATNTESPFCMTNYRVDVMIWNKEVRWGYITVKLHGDGTEAVATIDHKSSEFKTYTETKLLANFDKDIQSVKKVSLNFSTGNVFQPKRKLRVLRVRLTNLERKERLLCRYDVLIEENKEVTFRPVPCEESNF, from the exons ATGTCCATGTGGCAATATCTAACAGCCCTCCTGCTGATAACTGTACAAACATGTAAAG CATTTCCAGCTCAGAGGTGTGAGGAATTTACAGATCTGGACGTCAGTCATGCAATCATTGGCACCAGCCTCAAGGTGAGGTTGTTGCTGTACACCAGGGAAAACAGCACGTGTGGTCTGCTCATGTCCCACACCAACCTGACTGCACATCCCCAGTTCAGCTTGTCCAGACCCACCACCTTTGTCATTCATGGCTACCGGCCCTCTGGATCTCCCCCAATGTGGCTGAAGCGCATAACGGAGTTACTGCTGGTCAGAAAAGATATTAATATCATAGTAGTGGACTGGAACAACGGAGCCGCTAATCTGAATTACTTTAAAGCAGTGCAAAACACACGCAAGGCGGCAGACAACATCACAAGTTTCATTAAAAAGATGCAG GATGAAGGTGCCTCCCTGAGCTCCATCCACATGATAGGAGTCAGTCTCGGAGCTCATATGTCAGGATTAATAGGTGCCAGCTTGAACGGGACAATTGGAAGAATTACAG GTCTGGATCCCGCTGGGCCTCTGTTCACTGGTCATCCTCCAGAGGACCGACTGGACCCCACAGATGCCAAGTTTGTGGACGTTCTGCACACAGACATAGATT CGCTGGGATTCAGACAAGCTCTGGGTCACATTGACTTCTATGCTAATGGAGGAACAGACCAGCCAGGCTGCCCAAAGACCATCTTTTCTG GAGGCGCTTATTTGAAATGCGACCACCAGAGATCAGTGTTGCTCTTCCTGGACTCTCTGGATTGGACGTGTGCCTCCAGGGCCTACCCCTGCTCCTCTTATAATGACTTTCTGGATGGGAAGTGCTTGAGCTGTGAGCGGTTTGGTGCTGCAGGGTGTCCAATCTTTG GTTATGATGTCATTAAGTGGAAGGACGCCCTGCTGAAACTGAAGGAAACTAAAACATACTTCGCAACAAATACAGAGTCTCCATTCTGCA TGACAAACTACAGAGTGGATGTGATGATTTGGAACAAAGAAGTCCGATGGGGATACATTACTGTTAAACTTCACGGTGATGGGACAGAAGCAGTGGCAACCATCGACCA TAAATCATCAGAGTTCAAGACGTACACAGAGACCAAGCTGTTGGCCAACTTTGACAAAGACATTCAATCAGTAAAAAAAGTGTCTCTCAATTTCTCCACCGGGAATGTATTCCAGCCAAAACGTAAACTCCGTGTTCTCAGAGTTCGTCTCACAAACCTGGAGCGCAAAGAAAG GCTCCTGTGCCGATATGACGTCCTCATTGAGGAGAACAAAGAGGTCACCTTCAGGCCTGTACCCTGTGAAGAATCCAACTTCTGA
- the pcyt1bb gene encoding phosphate cytidylyltransferase 1B, choline b: MAGKRRGRGSNVQRQQTPPDRGGGRRRALREPATFAKSTGYETTIPHEKLTIAQARRGTPANRPVRVYADGIFDLFHSGHARALMQAKNVFPNTHLIVGVCSDELTHKYKGYTVMTEAERYEALLHCRYVDEVVRDAPWTLTPEFLQKHKIDFVAHDDIPYTSAGSEDVYKHIKEAGMFVATQRTDGISTSDLITRIVRDYDIYVRRNLQRGYTARELNVGFINEKKYRLQNQVDKMKETVRTVEEKSKHFVYRVEEKSQDLIHKWEEKSREFIGNFLELFGPDGAWHVIQERSGRMLQALSPYSSPRGSPSSSPTRRRSVSPDSFPSSASASPPSSPSSKSSHSSPKKGKRSSFKAASTYSRHVQ, translated from the exons ATGGCTGGAAAGAGACGAGGCCGAGGCAGCAACGTCCAGCGACAACAGACTCCACCGGACCGAGGAGGAGGCCGTCGCAGG GCTCTAAGGGAACCAGCAACTTTTGCCAAATCTACAGGTTATGAAACAACGATCCCTCATGAAAAACTGACCATTGCTCAAGCCAGGAGAGGCACACCAG CTAATCGTCCAGTGAGGGTCTACGCTGATGGAATCTTTGATCTTTTCCATTCGGGTCATGCTCGAGCTCTGATGCAGGCCAAAAATGTGTTCCCCAACACTCACCTGATAGTAGGAG TGTGCAGCGATGAGCTCACCCACAAGTATAAGGGCTACACGGTGATGACAGAGGCCGAACGCTACGAAGCCCTCCTACACTGTCGCTACGTTGACGAGGTGGTGCGGGACGCTCCCTGGACTCTTACCCCAGAGTTCCTCCAGAAACACAAG ATTGACTTTGTGGCCCATGATGATATCCCCTACACCTCTGCTGGATCAGAGGATGTCTATAAACACATCAAGGAAGCAG GAATGTTTGTGGCCACTCAGAGGACAGACGGCATCTCCACATCTGATCTGATCACTCGCATCGTCCGAGATTATGACATCTATGTTCGACGCAACCTGCAGAGAGGCTACACAGCCCGGGAACTAAATGTCGGCTTCATCAAT GAGAAGAAGTACCGGCTCCAGAACCAGGTGGATAAGATGAAGGAGACGGTCCGCACAGTGGAGGAAAAATCCAAACACTTTGTTTACAGAGTGGAGGAGAAGAGCCAGGACCTCATCCACAAATGGGAGGAGAAGTCAAGGGAATTCATTGGCAACTTCCTGGAGCTTTTTGGACCAGATGGAGCATGG CATGTGATCCAGGAGAGAAGTGGTCGCATGCTCCAGGCCTTGTCACCCTACTCGTCGCCCCGCGGCTCCCCCAGCAGCAGCCCCACCAGAAGACGTTCAGTCTCTCCTGACTCCTTCCCCTCCTCGGCCTCCGCCTCCCCACCTTCCTCTCCATCCTCTAAATCCTCCCACTCCTCACCCAAGAAGGGCAAACGCTCTTCTTTCAAAGCCGCTTCTACATACAGTAGACATGTACAATGA